Proteins from one Oncorhynchus gorbuscha isolate QuinsamMale2020 ecotype Even-year linkage group LG18, OgorEven_v1.0, whole genome shotgun sequence genomic window:
- the LOC124002710 gene encoding zinc finger protein 883-like isoform X2, protein MSSLNYSLPAKEEEVGWSEKEDLNIVVKEDEEVKDEKEPFGVKEEEGIEAVTVEEEEEVEAFRIKKEEEEAITLKEEEDVTVKYEKEPLGVKHEEGIEAVTVEEGIEAVTVEEEEVEAFRIKKEEITLKEEDEYFIVKEEKGPFGVKDEEETRDLINTTGEIPDSHPDRGKSPDPETTKPARPYHCSQCGKRFIQSSHLKEHERIHTGEQPFQCSQCGKSFTNVGNLKTHEMTHTGEKPFHCSQCGKRFTQLGNLKTHEMTHTGEKPYHCSHCGKSFRHSGHLKVHERTHTGEKPYQCSQCGKGFGHSWHLKVHERTHTGEKPYHCSQCGKVFGHSGHLKLHERTHTGEKPYQCSHCGKRFIQSLHLKEHKRKHMGEKPFQCSQCGKSFIQSSHLKEHKRIHTGEKPFQCSECGKTFSQIGQLKYHERKHTGEKPHHCSQCGKGFRYSGHLKVHERTHTGEKPYQCSQCGKDFRHSGHLKDHEKIHTGEQPFQCSLCGKSFTHLGNLKMHEMTHTGEKPFHCSHCVKSFTQLGNLNLSTAPSVKRVLEPLGT, encoded by the exons ATGAGCTCACTAAACTACTCCCTCCCTGCTAAAGAAGAAGAGGTCGGATGGTCGGAGAAAGAAGATCTGAACATTGTCGTGAAAGAAGACGAGGAAGTGAAAGACGAGAAAGAGCCttttggagtgaaagaggaagaggggatagaggctgtcacagtggaagaagaggaggaggttgaAGCTTTCAGAAtcaaaaaggaggaagaggaggctatcacattgaaagaagaggaggatgttacCGTGAAATACGAGAAAGAGCCTTTAGGAGTGAAACACGAAGAAGGAAtagaggctgtcacagtggaagaaggaatagaggctgtcacagtggaagaggaggaggtagaagctTTCAGAATCAAAAAGGAGGAAATCACATTGAAAGAAGAAGATGAGTATTTTAtagtgaaagaagagaaaggaccttttggagtgaaagacgaagaggagactagagatctgattaacacca CAGGAGAAATACCAGACTCTCACCCTGACCGTGGGAAGAGTCCAGACCCAGAGACGACCAAACCAGCAAGACCATACCACTGTTCCCAATGTGGAAAGAGATTTATTCAGTCATCGCATTTGAAagaacatgagagaatacacacaggagaacaGCCAttccaatgttcccagtgtggaaagagttttacaaATGTAGGGAACCTGAAAACGCATGAGATGACacacacgggagagaagcctttccactgctcccagtgtggaaaaagGTTTACCCAGTTAGGGAATTTGAAAACACATGAGATGACACACACAGGCGAGAAGCCTTATCACTGCTCCcattgtggaaagagttttagacACTCAGGACATCTAAAAGTGCATGaaagaacacacactggagagaagccataccaatgctcccagtgtggaaagggttttGGACACTCATGGCATCTTAAAGTACACGAAAGAACACACACGGGAGAGAAGCCAtatcactgctcccagtgtggaaaggttTTTGGACACTCAGGGCATCTAAAACTGCATGAAAGAACACACACGGGAGAGAAGCCATATCAATGCTCTCACTGTGGAAAGAGATTTATCCAGTCATTGCACCTGAAAGAGCATAAGAGAAAACACATGggagagaagcctttccaatgttctcagtgtggaaagagttttatcCAGTCATCACATCTGAAAGAGCATAAGaggatacacacaggagagaagccattCCAATGCTCTGAGTGTGGAAAGACTTTTAGCCAGATAGGGCAGCTGAAATATCATGAAAGAAAacatacaggggagaagcctcatcactgttcccagtgtggaaagggttTCAGATACTCAGGGCATCTAAAAGTGCATGaaagaacacacactggagagaagccgtatcaatgctcccagtgtggaaaggatTTTAGACACTCAGGGCATCTTAAAGATCATGagaaaatacacacaggagaacaACCATTCCAATGCTCtctgtgtggaaagagttttacccattTAGGGAACCTGAAAATGCATGAgatgacacacacaggagagaagccttttcACTGCTCCCACTGTGTAAAAAGTTTTACCCAGTTAGGGAACTTGAA cctttccactgctccaagTGTGAAAAGGGTTTTAGAACCTCTGGGAACCTGA
- the LOC124002710 gene encoding oocyte zinc finger protein XlCOF6-like isoform X1, translating into MSSLNYSLPAKEEEVGWSEKEDLNIVVKEDEEVKDEKEPFGVKEEEGIEAVTVEEEEEVEAFRIKKEEEEAITLKEEEDVTVKYEKEPLGVKHEEGIEAVTVEEGIEAVTVEEEEVEAFRIKKEEITLKEEDEYFIVKEEKGPFGVKDEEETRDLINTTGEIPDSHPDRGKSPDPETTKPARPYHCSQCGKRFIQSSHLKEHERIHTGEQPFQCSQCGKSFTNVGNLKTHEMTHTGEKPFHCSQCGKRFTQLGNLKTHEMTHTGEKPYHCSHCGKSFRHSGHLKVHERTHTGEKPYQCSQCGKGFGHSWHLKVHERTHTGEKPYHCSQCGKVFGHSGHLKLHERTHTGEKPYQCSHCGKRFIQSLHLKEHKRKHMGEKPFQCSQCGKSFIQSSHLKEHKRIHTGEKPFQCSECGKTFSQIGQLKYHERKHTGEKPHHCSQCGKGFRYSGHLKVHERTHTGEKPYQCSQCGKDFRHSGHLKDHEKIHTGEQPFQCSLCGKSFTHLGNLKMHEMTHTGEKPFHCSHCVKSFTQLGNLKTHEMTHTGEKPFHCSKCEKGFRTSGNLKTHEMSHTGEKPFQCSQCGKSFTQLASLKRHEGTHTE; encoded by the exons ATGAGCTCACTAAACTACTCCCTCCCTGCTAAAGAAGAAGAGGTCGGATGGTCGGAGAAAGAAGATCTGAACATTGTCGTGAAAGAAGACGAGGAAGTGAAAGACGAGAAAGAGCCttttggagtgaaagaggaagaggggatagaggctgtcacagtggaagaagaggaggaggttgaAGCTTTCAGAAtcaaaaaggaggaagaggaggctatcacattgaaagaagaggaggatgttacCGTGAAATACGAGAAAGAGCCTTTAGGAGTGAAACACGAAGAAGGAAtagaggctgtcacagtggaagaaggaatagaggctgtcacagtggaagaggaggaggtagaagctTTCAGAATCAAAAAGGAGGAAATCACATTGAAAGAAGAAGATGAGTATTTTAtagtgaaagaagagaaaggaccttttggagtgaaagacgaagaggagactagagatctgattaacacca CAGGAGAAATACCAGACTCTCACCCTGACCGTGGGAAGAGTCCAGACCCAGAGACGACCAAACCAGCAAGACCATACCACTGTTCCCAATGTGGAAAGAGATTTATTCAGTCATCGCATTTGAAagaacatgagagaatacacacaggagaacaGCCAttccaatgttcccagtgtggaaagagttttacaaATGTAGGGAACCTGAAAACGCATGAGATGACacacacgggagagaagcctttccactgctcccagtgtggaaaaagGTTTACCCAGTTAGGGAATTTGAAAACACATGAGATGACACACACAGGCGAGAAGCCTTATCACTGCTCCcattgtggaaagagttttagacACTCAGGACATCTAAAAGTGCATGaaagaacacacactggagagaagccataccaatgctcccagtgtggaaagggttttGGACACTCATGGCATCTTAAAGTACACGAAAGAACACACACGGGAGAGAAGCCAtatcactgctcccagtgtggaaaggttTTTGGACACTCAGGGCATCTAAAACTGCATGAAAGAACACACACGGGAGAGAAGCCATATCAATGCTCTCACTGTGGAAAGAGATTTATCCAGTCATTGCACCTGAAAGAGCATAAGAGAAAACACATGggagagaagcctttccaatgttctcagtgtggaaagagttttatcCAGTCATCACATCTGAAAGAGCATAAGaggatacacacaggagagaagccattCCAATGCTCTGAGTGTGGAAAGACTTTTAGCCAGATAGGGCAGCTGAAATATCATGAAAGAAAacatacaggggagaagcctcatcactgttcccagtgtggaaagggttTCAGATACTCAGGGCATCTAAAAGTGCATGaaagaacacacactggagagaagccgtatcaatgctcccagtgtggaaaggatTTTAGACACTCAGGGCATCTTAAAGATCATGagaaaatacacacaggagaacaACCATTCCAATGCTCtctgtgtggaaagagttttacccattTAGGGAACCTGAAAATGCATGAgatgacacacacaggagagaagccttttcACTGCTCCCACTGTGTAAAAAGTTTTACCCAGTTAGGGAACTTGAAAACGCATGAgatgacacacacaggagagaagcctttccactgctccaagTGTGAAAAGGGTTTTAGAACCTCTGGGAACCTGAAAACGCATGAAAtgtcacacacaggagagaagcctttccaatgctcccaatgtggaaagagttttacccagttAGCGAGCCTAAAAAGGCATGAAGGAACACACACTGAATAG